A genomic region of Desulfosarcina ovata subsp. ovata contains the following coding sequences:
- a CDS encoding TetR/AcrR family transcriptional regulator, protein MVIHSNIKKSELVQKKKGQICDTAAKLFSKNGYHDTSVRDIARESGIGIGPIYDYFKNKEEILFTVHKRIVELNFVKISENLIGIEDPVDRITMAIKTQFDLVDELQDLFLFMYEEGHLLNAKLKKEIMRIERKTISMFEDILMEGQKRKLFKSFNCRAAANMIILFNHGWVLKRWDLMKIDSSHSQLRFTTDFILSAISA, encoded by the coding sequence ATGGTGATTCATTCGAACATTAAGAAATCCGAACTTGTCCAGAAAAAAAAGGGGCAGATATGTGACACGGCCGCAAAACTCTTTTCAAAAAACGGATATCACGACACCTCTGTTCGTGATATCGCAAGGGAGTCTGGGATAGGAATTGGTCCCATATATGATTATTTCAAAAATAAAGAAGAAATTCTTTTCACGGTACATAAGAGGATAGTTGAGTTAAATTTTGTTAAAATCAGTGAAAATTTAATTGGAATAGAGGATCCAGTTGATAGGATTACTATGGCAATTAAAACTCAATTCGATTTGGTTGACGAACTCCAAGACTTATTCTTATTTATGTATGAGGAAGGCCATCTTCTTAATGCTAAATTAAAAAAGGAGATTATGAGGATTGAAAGAAAAACAATTTCTATGTTTGAGGATATTTTAATGGAAGGCCAAAAAAGGAAACTATTTAAAAGTTTCAACTGTAGGGCAGCTGCTAATATGATTATTTTATTTAATCATGGATGGGTTCTAAAAAGATGGGATTTGATGAAGATAGATAGTTCGCATTCTCAGTTACGTTTCACAACTGATTTCATACTATCTGCTATTTCAGCTTAA
- the tnpC gene encoding IS66 family transposase — MKLSEYTMVGPMLATFMAALNRRCGMSRKKIQEFLKSWLNFNISYGLICESIREVGIACNPVVDELIDDLQKEDKIHMDETPWYQKGIFCWVWVAIGHKTAIYRIGSRKKELLLQLITQAFLGWLITDGYGAYRSHTKRQRCLAHLIRKAVALTGAVSKEAQKTGDWLLREMRGLIKAMARGEDGKKECKPILARLKRACNLGSKSDHDKLKSLAKEILNDWDAVVAFVKNPGLPATNNEAERALRWVVLYRKITFGTRTTEGSTSYAATISLIETCRLRNIDPWDYIANVLAQGRKGIVAQAPGV, encoded by the coding sequence GTGAAGCTGAGTGAATATACGATGGTCGGTCCGATGCTTGCCACATTCATGGCCGCCTTAAATCGGCGTTGCGGCATGTCACGCAAAAAGATCCAAGAGTTTTTGAAAAGTTGGTTAAATTTTAATATTTCCTATGGTCTTATCTGTGAATCCATCAGAGAGGTCGGTATCGCTTGCAATCCTGTAGTTGATGAGCTCATTGATGATTTGCAGAAAGAAGACAAGATACATATGGACGAGACGCCTTGGTACCAAAAAGGTATATTTTGTTGGGTTTGGGTAGCCATCGGCCACAAAACAGCGATTTACCGAATCGGAAGCCGTAAAAAGGAGCTGCTGCTCCAGCTGATCACACAAGCCTTTTTGGGATGGCTGATTACAGATGGTTATGGTGCTTATCGTAGCCATACAAAAAGGCAGCGTTGTTTGGCTCATTTAATCAGAAAGGCCGTTGCCTTGACTGGTGCGGTAAGCAAGGAGGCACAAAAAACCGGAGATTGGCTCCTACGGGAGATGCGAGGGCTAATAAAGGCAATGGCCCGGGGCGAGGATGGTAAAAAAGAATGCAAGCCAATTCTCGCCAGACTAAAAAGGGCTTGCAATCTGGGATCAAAATCAGATCATGACAAATTGAAGTCTCTTGCCAAAGAGATTTTAAACGATTGGGATGCGGTGGTGGCGTTTGTCAAAAATCCCGGGTTGCCTGCCACAAATAATGAGGCCGAGCGAGCTTTGCGATGGGTGGTCCTGTATCGAAAAATCACGTTTGGCACACGCACGACTGAAGGCAGCACTTCTTATGCTGCAACGATCAGCCTCATTGAAACTTGTCGATTGAGAAATATCGACCCATGGGATTATATTGCGAACGTCCTTGCTCAAGGGCGTAAAGGAATTGTTGCCCAAGCTCCTGGTGTATAA
- a CDS encoding DUF6444 domain-containing protein — protein MGKRFGPEDLNQSNGESLNKLRKSDLIDLTLRLRDFGIDLYERLNQDSSNSSRPPSSDSPYKCKMISDGVEQSNPEGQKREDEDVDSEPLDGEEKNAQEQKDSDNCQDTVKRNAGRQPGSQGFWRKEKPQPDHFVDHHPQQCIICSAKLAKQAAAHTGFYTYELEKTKNGLKPLIVIIARCVHAAMTILKDPAKGMNRFLRDASAM, from the coding sequence ATGGGAAAACGATTTGGCCCTGAAGACCTTAATCAGAGCAACGGAGAATCTCTCAACAAATTGAGAAAATCCGATCTGATTGATCTAACTTTAAGATTGCGCGATTTTGGTATAGATCTGTATGAACGTCTAAATCAGGATTCAAGCAACAGTTCCAGACCGCCGTCAAGCGATAGTCCGTATAAATGTAAGATGATATCGGATGGAGTTGAACAGTCCAACCCAGAAGGACAAAAGCGAGAGGATGAAGACGTAGACAGCGAACCATTGGACGGAGAAGAAAAAAATGCTCAGGAACAGAAAGATTCCGACAACTGCCAAGACACCGTAAAGCGCAATGCAGGACGGCAACCCGGATCCCAGGGATTTTGGCGTAAAGAAAAACCGCAACCCGATCATTTCGTTGATCATCATCCACAGCAATGCATCATATGTTCGGCCAAGCTCGCTAAACAGGCGGCGGCACACACCGGATTTTATACATACGAGCTGGAAAAAACTAAAAACGGTCTAAAACCCTTAATCGTTATTATAGCGCGCTGTGTGCATGCGGCCATGACAATATTGAAAGACCCGGCCAAGGGTATGAATCGATTCTTGAGGGACGCAAGCGCAATGTGA